Proteins encoded in a region of the Zea mays cultivar B73 chromosome 2, Zm-B73-REFERENCE-NAM-5.0, whole genome shotgun sequence genome:
- the LOC103649242 gene encoding monothiol glutaredoxin-S11, with product MAKRGHILKQEGVKFGSFDILTDNDVREGMKKFSNWPTVPQLYCKGELLGGCGIVIAMHDSGELKDVFEEHNIPLKPQGSKNEEAGQPESATEKGGAVVEPIGLTDAQKARLESLINSSPVMVFIKDDEVRQGLKVLSNWPSYPQLYIKGELVGGSDIVMEMHKSGELKKVLSEKGVIPKESLEDRLKSLVSSAPVMLFMKGTPDAPRCGFSSKVVNALKKEGVSFGSFDILSDEEVRQGLKTYSNWPTFPQLYYKSELIGGCDIVLEMEKSGELKSTLSE from the exons ATGGCAAAAAGGGGTCACATTTTGAAGCAAGAAGGGGTCAAATTTGGGAGCTTTGACATCCTTACAGATAATGATGTTCGTGAAGGTATGAAGAAGTTCTCCAACTGGCCCACTGTTCCTCAACTCTACTGCAAAGGCGAGCTTCTTGGTGGATGTGGTATTGTTATTGCTATGCATGACAGTGGTGAGTTGAAGGATGTTTTTGAGGAGCACAATATTCCCCTCAAACCACAGGGTAGCAAAAATGAAGAAGCAGGTCAGCCCGAGTCTGCAACTGAGAAGGGTGGTGCAGTTGTTGAACCAATCGGGCTTACTGATGCTCAGAAAGCTCGTTTGGAAAGCCTTATTAATTCCAGCCCAGTGATGGTATTCATCAAAG ATGATGAGGTTAGACAGGGGCTGAAAGTGCTCTCAAACTGGCCCAGTTACCCTCAACTGTACATAAAAGGTGAGCTGGTTGGCGGCTCAGACATAGTGATGGAGATGCACAAGAGTGGTGAGCTGAAGAAGGTTCTGTCTGAGAAAGGGGTTATTCCAAAGGAAAGCCTGGAGGACAGATTGAAGTCCCTGGTTTCCTCTGCACCGGTGATGCTTTTCATGAAGGGCACTCCAGATGCTCCTCGTTGCGGCTTCAGTTCGAAGGTTGTGAACGCCTTGAAGAAGGAAGGGGTCAGCTTTGGGTCCTTCGACATCTTATCTGACGAGGAAGTTAGGCAAGGTTTGAAGACGTACTCCAACTGGCCTACCTTCCCCCAGCTCTACTACAAATCGGAGCTGATTGGGGGATGTGATATCGTTCTTGAGATGGAGAAGAGCGGAGAGCTGAAGTCGACCCTGTCAGAGTAG